The DNA window GCGATAGATTTTAAATTCATAATTATGGTGTGTGATATTGTAAATTCAATAATTTCAGAAAAGATACAAAGAAGCTTATTTAGGATTCATTATTTAACAAATAGCCAAATGCGGCTTAACATTAATTAAGGGAATTAATATGGAAAATTAAAATTGTTAGGGTTGAATCTTAAAATACTCCTTATACCAGGCAATTTCGTGGTGATCGATTTTATTTTCATCAATTTGATGACTAGGGTTTATTTTAGAATAAAGAATTTCAAGAGAAGCATAATCACGCTGACTAATCACTTTAAATCCGTTTCGTATTAGGAGGGCTGTACAAACGCCGGCTCCAATTTGATACACTTTGTTTTCGGAAAAGCGATTGCCATTATAAATAACCTGACTACCGCATGCTCCGCTCATATCCATCATAACAGCCAGTTCAATGTTTTCAGCTTTTGCAAGTGCTAACATTTTTTCTGCCGCTTTAATAATGCCCTCACTCCAATCTTTACCACTTTCACTTAAGAGTTTGGCTTTTCCATCCAGTACATCAAATCCTGTTCCTCCATGTATATCGCACATTTCACGCGGACTGCCAAATGAAAATTCTTCGGGACAAAATTTTACGATTTTGGCGGTGGGATACGTGAGTAACTTTAATGCACTTGGATATTCTCCATTGGCAGTTCCATCGTAACCGCACGTGATACCGGCTAAACAGGCACTCATTAATATTCTTAATGGTTCTTCTTTGCTGGGTACTCTTAATTGTTTTAAATAGTTTCGGTCTGTCATGCGAACTAAATTAGTTAAAATCACAAATTGGCCAAGCAAGGAATTTGTTTGAACAGCCAAGTATAAAATTTCATGTTTTTGGTTTCTGTATAGGGCATAAGTGTAAAACCATCCGGATGAAATCTATTCTTAAATCGTTTTTTTGCCTGTGCTTTTTCCTCATTGGTGTAATTGTAGGCGTAGGTCACATCTTTACAGTTGTGTTTAGTCAAACTTCGTTTAATTGGTTTAATTTTTCTGGTTTTACCATTCAGGTATTCGGGATTCATTTCGGTATCACCACCGTTTTTCATATAATTAAGAGTAGTGAGATAAGTATAATATTCATTTGTTAACTCATAAGTAAAAGGTCCTTCTGTCAATTGATACGTTCCCCAATAGTAACGCGACGTGTCGTTTTCCAAACTCATTGGCGCAAAAATAACATGTCCTTTCGGAGTGAAATACAAACCACCCTGTATACCACCTTCTTCAAAATCGATTCCCTGACAGGTTTTAAGGTCAATGGATTCCATGAGAATAAAAAGTTGGTCAATGCGTTTGTCTGATTTCTCAAACGTATAAAACGAGCAAAGGCTAATAATAATACCTAAACTGCTAATTAATAAAAACTTTTTCATCAGGGTAAAGCTATCAAATTGACTGATTTGTTTTTGTTTAATAATGTTAAGATCATTGTTAAATATTAGTATTTAGAATTTTGTATTTTAGGTGTATGAAAAAAGTCATATTACTTTTGTTATTTCCTTTTATACTGTTGGCGCAAAGTCCGGGAACGGAGGAAATGAAACAACGTGCCAAAGAGGATATTGAAGGGTATCGTAGGAAAGTTTTGAGAGGGGAATCTTTTGGAAGTCTTGCCGCGTTGTATAGTGACGATTCCGGTTCCGCGAAAAATGGGGGTATTTATAAAAATGTGGTAAAGGGAATGATGGTGAAGGAATTTGAAGATGTAGCTTTCAGTTTAAAACCGGGAGATGTTTCTGAAGTTTTTGAAACTAAATATGGTTTTCATTTTATTCAACTCATAGCCCGCAGAGGAGATGAATTAGATTTAAGACACATCTTGGTTATTCCTAAATAGATTAGCTGCCTGCAAAAGGCGTACCGAAAATCCCAACAGCTAATTCGGCCCATACTAAAACAAGTGCTGCCAATATTAAAAGTGAAATGAGGATGCGAAATTTAGTTTGTTTTACTTTTCTTAAAACAAACTCAATACTAAGACCGGTACCATAAAGCAAGATAGCGGCAATAATAAAATCGAATAAACTCCAGTTTACCTCGCTCGTGAATTGCATGGCTGCGAATGGGATTAAAAGAAGAGTAGTTGCAATACTTAAAATAATGATGAGTCGTTTGTTTTCCATAATGCGATATTTTTGGTATTAACGTTTAGTGTATCCTATAAATTGTGTCTTCAATTAATAAAAAATGTGAAAAATTTAATCGTTCAAGCCCTTACCTTTAAGAATAGCGGCGGTACATTTCTCAATGCGCGAAGCACGTGTGGCAGATTGTTTAGCCTGAGAGAAAAATAACAAGTAACCTCTTTGTCGGCCTGGAGTTAAAGCATAGAAAGCTTTTTTAAGTGAGGCGTTTTTCTTGAAAGCGCTTTCCAGTTCCTCAATCATTAAATCCTCTGAAGTTTGTTTGAATTCAATTTTCTTTCCTTGTTTTTCTAATTCGATGGCTTCCTTAATATAAGCTTTAATGTTGGTGGAAAGTTTTTCAATTTCTTTTACGCTGGTAAATCTAAACTGACGAGCAGCTTGTGAGTTTTCACCTGGAGAACTCAAAAGTTTTTTAGCATCTTTTAAAAGCGCGCCTTTAAAAAAACTAACAGAGCAATAATCTTTAAAAGCCGCTAATATCAAAACGTTTTTGTTTTCGAATGTATAACATGGTACACTCCATTTTAATTCTTCGGTGAGCCCACAGTCTTGTATTATTGCTCTTAATACTTTTAACTCGGTGGACCAGGTATGGACTTTACATTGTGGAGTTTTGTAAAGCTTACATCTGCCACAGCCATCAATAAGGTATTGATCAACTTGTTTGGTATTGGTATTAGGTGTCATAATTTAAAATTATGCTAAGTTGAGAGAAGGATTGTTACTACATTTTTTAATAGTTACAGAACTAAATGAATTACATTATTAGCGGTTATACTTTTCCTTAAAAAATCTCATTCAATTGCGCAACGCCGTTTTTTCGAAGTAGTTTCCAATGAGAAACCATGGCTTGCGATAACGTTGGCATGTGGCGATATGGAATATTGTATTCGGCGGCAGTTTCTACCATGATTTTTCTTACTTCAGGAAAATGAACATGTGCCATAGCAGGAAACAAATGATGCACCGCGTGATAGTTAATTCCTCCAAAAAAGAAACTTGCAAAAGGCCATTTAGTACCAAAATCCATGGTTACACTCATTTGATGCTCGGCCCATGTGGATTTCATATCGCCATTTTTATCCGGCTCGGGAAAAATAGATTCCTCATATAAATGAGCAGGAAATAAAGCTGTTGCTGCTGCTAAACTTGCTACAACATGCATGAAAAAGAATCCTAACAAAACGATTGGCCAGCTGCACCCCGAAAAAATTAATGGAAGAACTAGGGCATAGCTGAAATAAATTATTTTCGAAACGATGAATGAAATCACTTGCGCTGTAGAGTGTTTTACTTCTTTAGACCCAATTTTATAAGAGAAGAAATCGGTCCAGTCTCTTCTTAAAATTGCATTCAGCGAATAAAAACAATAAAGCATAGGGGCGTAAATTTTTTGGTATTTATAACTTGGAGGAGGATTTTCAAGTGGCTGAAATGTTAGCATGCCTGTTTGCTGTATATCCACATCATGTTCCGGTACCATAGGGTTAGGATGATGCGAATAAACATGACGCATTTTCCATAAATAACCGGAAGAACCTAACAAATCAAACGTATAAGTAAAAAGATGATTAATGATTCTATTATTAGAAAATGAGCTATGTACACCTTCATGGCCGAGATTAAGTACCAGACAAATTTGTATAAATCCCAACAATGCAAAGCAAGTTAAAAGTAATGGTGAATTACCGTTGGCACGTAGGATAAAAGTATAAGTAACCGCAAAAGCAACTAAAAAAAGAATTGCTTTAAAAATGCCAAAGGCGTTAGTTTTTTTGGAAATTTTATTTGAAACGAAATAATCGTTTACGCGTTTGTTAACGGTATAAAAAAAACTGTCTTTTTCTTCCTTCTTATATTTTACGTCTTTATAGTCCATGCTTAAATTAAGTATGGTTGCTTTAACAACCTTTTAGTTTAATGCACTAAAATACAATTAAACCTGAGATTTACAAGTGTTTATAATATTTTTATTCATCCGTTTAAAATGGATTGTACATTTAGGAATACTGGCTTCTGATATAAATTAAAAAAGGAGCCTTGACTATGACTCCTTTTATTTAAATGGTTAAAATTAACTCTTCGGTTTTATAATTGTTTGAGTAAACTTTTCAGACTTACTTTTTCATCCAGAATTCTGGCAAGTTCGCTGATTTTTACGCGTTCTTGTTTCATGGTATCACGTTCTCGAATCGTAACGCTGTTGTCATTTAAACTATCATGATCAACCGTAATACAATATGGTGTACCGATGGCATCTTGTCGTCTGTAACGGCGACCTACAGTATCTTTTTCGTCGTAAGTAACAATATGATCGAACATTAATTCTTTCATGATTTTCTCTGCTAACTCCGGTAAACCGTCCTTTTTTACTAATGGTAAAATAGCGGCTTTTATTGGGGCGAGAGCAGGAGGTAAGTTTAAAACGGTGCGCTTATCTCCGCCTTCTAATTCTTCTTCTTTTAATCCCGCACTTAATATGGCTAAGAATAAACGATCCAGACCAACAGATGTTTCTACAACATAAGGCACATAATTCTGATTTAATTCAGGATCGAAGTATTGTAATTTTTTTCCACTGAATTGTTCGTGCTGTTTTAAATCGAAATCGGTGCGTGAGTGAATACCTTCTAATTCTTTAAATCCAAACGGAAAAGCAAATTCAATATCACAAGCAGCGTTTGCATAATGCGCCAGTTTTAAATGATCGTGATACTTATATTTTTCATTCCCTAATCCTAAACTTTGATGCCATTTTAAACGTGCTTTTTTCCAGTATTCGTACCATTCCATTTCAGTACCCGGACGAACAAAAAACTGCATTTCCATTTGTTCGAATTCGCGCATGCGGAAAATAAACTGGCGGGCTACAATCTCATTACGGAAAGCTTTACCGGTTTGAGCAATACCAAACGGAATTTTCATGCGTCCGGTTTTTTGCACATTCAGGAAGTTAACGAAAATACCCTGTGCGGTTTCCGGACGAAGATAAATGGTGTTACCTTCTTCAGCTACCGAGCCCATGCTGGTTGAGAACATTAAATTAAACTGTCTAACGTCCGTCCAATTACGGCTTCCGCTAATCGGACAAACAATTTCACAGTCAACAATAATTTGTTTTACCTCCGCTAAATCGCCTTTGTCCATGGCGTTTTTAAAACGGTTATTAATACTGTCAATTTTATCCTGATATTCCTTTACACGTGCATTGGTGCTGCGGAACATGGCTTCATCAAAATTCTCGAAGCGTTTAGCCGCTTTTTCAACTTCTTTATTAATCTTATCCTCAATCTTTACCACATGCTCTTCAATAAGCACATCAGCACGGTAACGTTTTTTACTGTCTTTGTTATCGATTAATGGATCGTTAAAAGCGTCTACGTGTCCGCTGGCTTTCCAGGTAGTTGGGTGCATGAAAATGGCCGCATCGATACCAACAATGTTTTCGTGCATTTGTACCATGGCACGCCACCAGTATTCACGGATGTTTTTCTTTAATTCGGCACCATATTGACCATAATCGTAAACGGCACTTAGTCCGTCATAAATTTCGCTGGATGGGAAAATATAACCGTACTCTTTACAATGAGAGATAACATTCTTAAAAAAATCTTCAGGCTTCTGTGACATGCTAATAAACTTTGAGCCACAAAAATAGGGATTTTAGCTTATTTGCCTACTGAACTTATTAGCAGTATAGATTTGATAAAATACCGATTCCTAGCTTTAATCATTGGCTAAAAACAAAAAGCCCGGAACAAACACCGGGCTTTTTCACTAACAAAACAATAAGAGCATTCGTTTAAAAAAGCTGCCTCCATCCCCAAAGGCAGCTTTTTTGTTGGTTGGTATCAGATTATTTATTTATGAATGGCCAACCGTATTTTACCATCATTACTAACCTATACGCCGGCAATTTTTGAAAGGTTGGGTGAAGATTAAAAAATATTTTATTTATATGCCACAGCTACAACAGCTTTACCTTTTTCTATTGTTAATGAGCCTGTTGCGCTAAATACCTTACAGCTAAACTCTAAGGTTAACTTCTTTGTTTTTTGTCCGTTACCATTGTTCTCATAATTCTCAACTCCAATAATTTTAAAATAACTGTTTGCAGGTTGACCAAAATCATCAGAAGTATAAACATTACCTGCTGCATCGGTATATTTAATAATAATATTAGAATAGCCTTTTGGATTTTGGATTGGGGTTACACCAACTATTAAATAATTGGTGGTGCAATCGAGTCCGTTTGGCGTTAAGTAATTAAGATGTGCAACCGCGGTATCATTTACGGCATCAATAACACGTAAACTTACAGGGTATCGTCCTTGCAATGCGTAGCTATGCGAAGGAATAGCCATATTGGATGTATTACCATCACCGAAATTCCATAAAAAATTATAAGGCGGCACACCTAAAGTTGAATGCGTAAATGTAGCGGTAAGAGTAGAAGTAGAGCTGGCAGTTATGGAAGTACGACAATCAGCACCGGTATTTCCGAAACTTTGCATGTTACATACAGAGTTCGTACAACCTGCGGTATCCTGAACACTTAAGCAAACATTGTATTGTCCGGTTCTGAAAACATGGGATGTGTTAGGCATGGTAGAAGTAGCGCCATCCCCAAAGTTCCATAAGTAATTGGTAGAATATTTATTGAAGAGGGAGTAAAATTGAACATTGTGTAACACCGGCATGGGATTACCCGCCATAAACGGATAAAATTTATACATGAAAGCCGAATCGGCACCGGATGTTCCATTATAAGCACTGATGCGATGATCATTAATTTGTATCTCGATGCTGTTTGGACAAACACCACTGCAATTGTGCGATTTTAAATTGGCTTTAAATCCGTATAAGTTATTTACATCTTGCTCATATGAAGAGTACATGTAATAATTATCAACGCCTGCTTTAAATTCAACAGGTACATTGTTTACTTGCGCAGAAAAATAAAACTGCGGGTCGTTGGTTTCGTTGTCGGTGGGTAATTCCTTTTTCTTACAGTTCGTTAATAGGGCGGGGCTTACTGCAATTAAAAGGAACAGGTGTTTTGGTTTCATTATTCGTTGTTACTTTTTAAATAAATCGAGACATAGTGTAACTTTAACACCCATGGCTCTTTCGTTTGTATTGTTTTTAAAATGATCGTTTTTCTTAATATCGGTAAAGCCGTAAATAAACTCTGCATTCGCGCTTAAGCCTTTGTAAATACGGCGGCGGTAAAACACAGATGCCTGAACATCTAAACTGTTAAACCCTGTTACATAACCGGTTTCTTTTTTAGTGCTTAAACGATTGCTCTCGTTCATTGGCTCTGCGTTATTGGTGCGGTATTTTTCAGTCTGACTATCGCTATTTAACAGGAATCCGGTGTTTGCTCCAAAACCAATGGTATTGTTTTTACCTAAATCAACACCCAATTTAATTGGCACAGAAATGTAATGTATGCGAATGTATTTAATGGCCGTAACATCGCGCTGTACACCAAAATTATACTCAGTTGTACTAGCCGTGTAGGTACTGTTACTTAAATTGCCAATGCTGTTGTATTGTAAGCCTGCGGTTAAAGAAACTTTAGGACTGATATATTGCTGATAGTTGATACCTGCCACTGCATTAAAACCGTTAGCTTCCTGACTGCCATTTACATTCCAACCAAACAAATAAGTAGCACCAGCTTCCGCATATAAAAACTTCGGACGGATTTTTGGTTTTACTGAAGAAGGAAGATTTAGGTCATTCGCAGTTGACGTGCTATCTACTTTGGCCAATACCGGTGTTTGTGTATTGTTTGTATCGGCAATAGGAGAGCTCATTTCAATGACATCTTTTGTTACAACTGCCGCTAAGGAGTCGGTTACCTTCGAATCGTTACCGGAAATGTTATTAGTTATTACAGCTGTTCCTTCCGATTTTAAATTGCCTTCACGGTTGCTGTTGATGCCTTTGTTTTCTGAATTTACAACGGTGTTGTTTTTATTTGTGGCACTTAAGTTACTGCCAAGAATAACAGGAATTTCAGTTTGCGTAGTGCTTTTTGATTTTTCAGATTTAGCAAGCTTAATGGTTTCAGAACTTTCCTTTCCGGCAGCTGTTCCGTTTGGTGAAGAAGAACCGGAACCGGGATTGGTATTGCTTGCTGGAGTGGATTGAGAGGTGGTTGAATTGCTGTTTTCTGAAGAAGAATTACTGTTAGTTTGAGTTTTATCAGAACTAGCCTCAGT is part of the Bacteroidota bacterium genome and encodes:
- a CDS encoding peptidyl-prolyl cis-trans isomerase encodes the protein MKKVILLLLFPFILLAQSPGTEEMKQRAKEDIEGYRRKVLRGESFGSLAALYSDDSGSAKNGGIYKNVVKGMMVKEFEDVAFSLKPGDVSEVFETKYGFHFIQLIARRGDELDLRHILVIPK
- a CDS encoding glycine--tRNA ligase — translated: MSQKPEDFFKNVISHCKEYGYIFPSSEIYDGLSAVYDYGQYGAELKKNIREYWWRAMVQMHENIVGIDAAIFMHPTTWKASGHVDAFNDPLIDNKDSKKRYRADVLIEEHVVKIEDKINKEVEKAAKRFENFDEAMFRSTNARVKEYQDKIDSINNRFKNAMDKGDLAEVKQIIVDCEIVCPISGSRNWTDVRQFNLMFSTSMGSVAEEGNTIYLRPETAQGIFVNFLNVQKTGRMKIPFGIAQTGKAFRNEIVARQFIFRMREFEQMEMQFFVRPGTEMEWYEYWKKARLKWHQSLGLGNEKYKYHDHLKLAHYANAACDIEFAFPFGFKELEGIHSRTDFDLKQHEQFSGKKLQYFDPELNQNYVPYVVETSVGLDRLFLAILSAGLKEEELEGGDKRTVLNLPPALAPIKAAILPLVKKDGLPELAEKIMKELMFDHIVTYDEKDTVGRRYRRQDAIGTPYCITVDHDSLNDNSVTIRERDTMKQERVKISELARILDEKVSLKSLLKQL
- a CDS encoding PKD domain-containing protein — protein: MKPKHLFLLIAVSPALLTNCKKKELPTDNETNDPQFYFSAQVNNVPVEFKAGVDNYYMYSSYEQDVNNLYGFKANLKSHNCSGVCPNSIEIQINDHRISAYNGTSGADSAFMYKFYPFMAGNPMPVLHNVQFYSLFNKYSTNYLWNFGDGATSTMPNTSHVFRTGQYNVCLSVQDTAGCTNSVCNMQSFGNTGADCRTSITASSTSTLTATFTHSTLGVPPYNFLWNFGDGNTSNMAIPSHSYALQGRYPVSLRVIDAVNDTAVAHLNYLTPNGLDCTTNYLIVGVTPIQNPKGYSNIIIKYTDAAGNVYTSDDFGQPANSYFKIIGVENYENNGNGQKTKKLTLEFSCKVFSATGSLTIEKGKAVVAVAYK
- a CDS encoding DUF523 domain-containing protein is translated as MTDRNYLKQLRVPSKEEPLRILMSACLAGITCGYDGTANGEYPSALKLLTYPTAKIVKFCPEEFSFGSPREMCDIHGGTGFDVLDGKAKLLSESGKDWSEGIIKAAEKMLALAKAENIELAVMMDMSGACGSQVIYNGNRFSENKVYQIGAGVCTALLIRNGFKVISQRDYASLEILYSKINPSHQIDENKIDHHEIAWYKEYFKIQP
- a CDS encoding acyl-CoA desaturase translates to MDYKDVKYKKEEKDSFFYTVNKRVNDYFVSNKISKKTNAFGIFKAILFLVAFAVTYTFILRANGNSPLLLTCFALLGFIQICLVLNLGHEGVHSSFSNNRIINHLFTYTFDLLGSSGYLWKMRHVYSHHPNPMVPEHDVDIQQTGMLTFQPLENPPPSYKYQKIYAPMLYCFYSLNAILRRDWTDFFSYKIGSKEVKHSTAQVISFIVSKIIYFSYALVLPLIFSGCSWPIVLLGFFFMHVVASLAAATALFPAHLYEESIFPEPDKNGDMKSTWAEHQMSVTMDFGTKWPFASFFFGGINYHAVHHLFPAMAHVHFPEVRKIMVETAAEYNIPYRHMPTLSQAMVSHWKLLRKNGVAQLNEIF
- a CDS encoding DUF1801 domain-containing protein, with product MTPNTNTKQVDQYLIDGCGRCKLYKTPQCKVHTWSTELKVLRAIIQDCGLTEELKWSVPCYTFENKNVLILAAFKDYCSVSFFKGALLKDAKKLLSSPGENSQAARQFRFTSVKEIEKLSTNIKAYIKEAIELEKQGKKIEFKQTSEDLMIEELESAFKKNASLKKAFYALTPGRQRGYLLFFSQAKQSATRASRIEKCTAAILKGKGLND